The stretch of DNA gATTTTCGATTGGCTCTTAGAGTATTcaaaaaatgtgaaacataattttaataccATGTATCCATCAAAACATTTAGTAACATTTATCAGTATCTGGAGATTGATTCTATAAGGTCATGAAGTTTGAGTGGCAGTTGAAATAAAATCTTCCATGAATAAAGGaagctttacatttttttttgtttttttgttttttaggcttCATGGTGTATTAGATAAACTTCGCTCAGTTACAACTGGTAAGATTCATAaaaatgggctttttaaaaaatttgttataTATACGATTGTATTGTTTCTAAAGCCATTTAAACTGCTTTAGGGGGGAAAAGCATAAATTTCAAAACagttcatttaaacattttgaggaagcacatatttttatgattttaggagcaaaaattttaatataaatcaaAGATAATTTGAATAAGGGAAGAGAATTAAGCAGTTTTCCTAAGGAAGTAATAGAGACTGCACAACAATTTAGTCTCAACGGTGGTTGgatattttataattgaaaattaCTTAAAAGTCCAGTAATAGTAAAACTAATAGATTATATTATGTATGGAGCAATAGCCACTTAAAATGATGTGGACTAACatgatttgcttttaaattggtgaTGAACAATGGGAAGGATCAGAGTaataaaaacagctttaaaagGCCGTGCGTGTCTCTCTCCAGACCCCTCGAGTCTAAAGTCTCCGGACACCAGCATATTCGATAGCGGCGTGCCTTCGAACAGGAGCAGCCTCGGTCGGGGGGACGAGCGAAGGCACGAGGCCGCCGTACCGCCCCTCGCGGTTTCTAGCTCTAGGCCCGAGAAGAGAGATTCCCGGATTTCTGCAGGTTCGCAGGAGCAGAAAACCAATAATGTCAGGTGAGAGTCCTGGGTaggcctgtgggcagaggggcaTGTGTGTGACATTTGCATTAGTTTTTAGATCTTTAAATTgccattttcagaaatttttggaAATAGTGAGATAGtcatgagtaatttttaaaataaaggatggACCCTTTCCCTGACCTGTGTGACTCGGTTGGTTGGGTGGTGTCCCACAAAGCGATAGGTGGCTccttcgattcccggtcagggcacactcctgggttgcgggcctggtccctagttggggcgTGTAGGAAAGGCAGCTGATCCGTGTTTTCACACAtagatgcttttctctctttctcccttccttcccctctctaaaataaaataaaaccttaaaaaaaagaacgaGCCCTGGCCTTGTTGCTCAGTGTCTGGAGTgtcgtcccgtacaccaaaaaggCTATgggcttgatccccagtcagggcacaaacccagGTTACTGGTTTGGTCCCGGTTGGGGCACgtgcgggaggcaactgattgatgttttcctctcacatcagtgtgtgtgtgtctccctctgtctccctccttccgttccatccctccctcctcttctctctctaagaatCAGTGAGCAAAGATGTCCCTGcacgaggattaaaaaaacaagaagaatggATGAGACCAAAGTATGATTATTTAGCACAAATAATAGTAAATcagagttttaaaacaaaatgacatttcCCAGTAGGTTTTAATGGAATACGTAAAGGGAATATTCAGACTTTTTCATTACAACTGAAGTAGATGTTCTTTGACAATTTGAACATGTTCCTCTAAACTGGTTGTAGTGTGTGTTCCGTGTGATGTGTGTTTAACAGGCAGGCATACGACGATGGAACCGCAACCCGATTAATGTCGACGGTGAAGCCTCTGAGGGAGCCAGCACCCTCTGAAGATGTGATTGATATTAAGCCAGAGCCAGATGATCTCATTGACGAAGACCTCAATTTTGTGCAGGAAAATCCCTTATCTCAGAAAAAACCCACAGTGACGCTTACATACGGTTCTTCTCGCCCCTCTATTGAAATTTATCGCCCACCCGCAAGTCGGACTGCAGATAGTGGTGTTCACGTAAACAGGCTGCAGTTTCAGCAGCAGCAGAACAGTCTTCATGCTGCCAAGCAGCTTGAGATACAGAACAGCCGGGTGTACGAAACGGGCCGTCTGTGTGAGCCCGAAGTGCTCCGCACCTTGGAGGAGACTTACAGCCCCTTCTTCAGAAACAGCTCAGAAAACATGAGTGTGGAGGTTTGTATGCACTTGTAAGTCTTGGCTTGTTAGCTGAAAACTGGCAGTTCTTGATACCAAATGGTATGTGAATTAATTAAATACCTATTGCAAGTTTACTTTAAACTGATTTCTGTGCTACTCAATATatagggttggccaaaaggtttgtttttttttttttctgttaagacGGCTGTAGTAGCACTTAGTGGTCTTTAGCGTCATTCGAAacacttttgttagattgtattgtgacagctgtcacatcagcatgcatttaaaaaaactgatcaaaactggtgaattcttgtgcagccattttaatattgaagatggaagaacataTGCAACATACTaggcatattatgcttcattatttcaagaaaggaaaaaacgcaactgaaatgcaaaagcagatttgtgcagtgtgtagagaagatgctgtgactgatggaacgtgTCTAGAGTGGTTTGTGCAGcttcctgctggagatttcttgttgGACGATGCTCCGTGGTTGGGCAGACctgttgaagttgatagtgatcaagtAGATagtaattgagaacagtcaacattatacctTGCAGGAAACAGCTGACAGAATGTCCAGATCAATAATGTTattggttaaaaatgaaaaacatgtcttttattttatagaaaaaaagtatagactttttggccaacccactattACACCAGTTAGACTTTCCTCTCCAGGACTGACTTCTACAGAAATTTTACGTGTTTCCTGGGATGCCAATATGCGAAATCGTTTCAACCTTACATTATAGTGTTGGTGGGTTTTAGGTCAATTTTAGGTTTTTCACAGCATTAACTAGTAAGTGCTTCATTGGTTTCCTCAACAGCGCTGTATGCTGCTGTTTACGAGTGAATATAAAGCACTAGGTTTTGTTTTCACTAAAGGTTGGCTATTAAGGATAATCATAGTTTTTATAAGAAACCAGGAAATAGCCCATGAATTGTTAATATGATtggctttttcttaaaaaagaaaaaaaattctatggtATAACTCTGCTATTTTCTGAGACGAGGTAAGCATGAGTTTATCTGATTGCAGGAGGAAAACTTTCGGAAGAGAAAGTTGCCTGTGGTAAGTTCAGTTGTTAAAGTGAAAAAATTCAGTCACGacggagaagaggaggaggacgaggaggactGTGGGTCCCGGGCGGGGAGCGTCTCCAGCAGCGTGTCGGTGCCTGCGAAGCCCGAGCGGAGGTACCCAGACATGCCCGCGAGATAGTCTTGGGTTGCTCGGTGGAGTGTTCTGGGATTCTTGGAGAGAATGtcataaacataaacatttaataGAATATAAGACTTTCCCATtagtttttgagaaaaaaattattttaaggttttatttcttcttagagagggggaagggagggaggaagagagggagagaaacatccatgtgtggttgcttcttgcacacccccaactgggggcctggcctgcgacccaggcgcGTGCcgtgactggggattgaacatgcaactctagtttgcaggctggcgctcagtccactggccacaccagccagggccagaagaaaaagatcaatgaaagagaaattgtTTGAAATTGGAGAAATTGTAGAGGATATTAAAAACTAGTCTGAGTGGAAAAGTTGAACAGATTCATTTGTGTTAAAAGTTCATAAGGTTTCAGTCTGGTTAGCCTTTCCTCAAGTTTACAGCCGTGTGCTCCTAACCCACGGGGAGGCCGCAGTAGGGGCACAGTGGATGGCTCAGGCGTGGAAAGAGCTCACATCTGTAATCAAAgtatgttttttaacttttttagacCCTCACTTCCTCCTTCTAAACAAGCTAACAAGAATCTAATTTTGAAGGCTATATCTGAAGCCCAAGAATCTGTAACAAAAACAACTAACTATTCTGCAGGTAATTTAAACgaattatgtttttattcagTAAACGATTGCTGTAACCCTTGAGAAAGCTAGAAATGATTGCTCCCCAGTGTGGTAAAACAAAGATGCCTGTGCAATGTCAAGACCGAGGTGAGGTTCAGCGAGGAATGGTTTTAAAAGGAGATTGGGCCAGTTTGAGAAACTTCCTCAACTCCCAGTGGAATTGAGTTCTCCGAGCAACTACAGTGCCTTTTACTCCCTCTTCCCAGTGTGTGTGAAATACATAATAGTGTAAATTATTGCCTGTTTCAAAGCAAAGGAGACGGGTCAGCTATAAGCTGCCTGTACAGAAAGCTCATTCTGAAATGCGAACCACATCATGGGTACCAGTGTTGTCATTGAAGTCTTTATTCTGTGCCCCGTGTGCTGGAGCCGTTGTGGGAAACTTCCATTAATAAACTGAAATGATTACCcactttaaaatttactttatttttgctaCACATATTCAGTGAACattcttttagcattttttctgcttttccgTTATTTTTTGCATCTTTTTGTGGCCCCTTCTGAAAGTGAACTATAAGCTAGCAACTATCGACCCTAATAGCCATCTTTGCCCAGCTTTTCCTCACCCTGACTTGACCTGTGAACACGAAACTGAACAGGTTTTGGCCGCTGGGATAAGGGTTATCAGGTCTGTACTTGACCCAACAAGTAATTCCCGTTTTTGCTCTGTCACAGTATTATTTGAGGTgataaaaaattaagagaatttcATTCAGTGCAACCTTGGAATTTCTTGCTTGCCCTCTCGGAGATTGCCCGAGTCTGTCTGAGGAATAGCATTGAAATTCTTTCTTTGCCTGGTTTATCTAAATTGCAATTTGAAGTCATTGTGAGATCATGAAGCAGAATTGCATTTGggtaaaaatgaatacatacatgCTTCAGTGTACTTACTGACATGTGATTTAAAATGCAGTAGATGTTTAAATACATGTTGGTATTTGAGTCAGGTTATCTATTTTGGGAATATTGTGAGAAAATTGAGGTGGTATCTGAACTGTTTCAAACTTCTCATGTTCTGAAGTGAAGGAGGTGTTTACATTTAACATGACTGTTGGGTTTGATGTGTTcctgcattttcatttccatCTGTTTTTGCTTTCTACATGAAAGTCTCACAGAAACAGACACTGCCAGTGGCTCCTAGAACTCGGACTTCTCAAGAAGAATTGCTGGCGGAAAcggcccaggggcagggcaggaccTCTAGAATAAGCCCCCCCAtcaaagaagaggaaacaaagggAGATCACGTAGAAAAAAGTCAAGGTAATCATTTAAATGAAATCTCATTCTTGATTACACTTTTTCATGAGGCATTAAATGTTTTTCAGTGAGTATTTATGAGATGTTACCAAAAAAAGTGCTCACTAGCCCAAAAATAGAATAAGAAGGAACCATGAGGAGTCTATACCTGCATTTTTCAGAATACTAGAATCCTTTCTATCATGGAAACTTTTAATGTTCTCAAAAGTGGAAAGAATAGTGCAATGAATTTCCATGAACTCCGTCATCCAGCTTTAACATGATCACAATTTTGCTGGTCTCTAGAAAGTGCCAGTTTGATGATTCATAGATACCTACActacatttttccttctttttgttaatTCTACCCCTGTTCTCTCAGATTTGAAATCCTGTCTTTAAATCTCCTCTTTCTCAGCATCCTGTCTCTCTGACCTGCCTGATACGCCTCTTGTCCCAGCGATCCTGCTTTGTCCCCTTGTGCCTGACGTGCTGCAGTCAGCTTCCGGCTGGTCCACGCGCTGCTTTCCTCTCAAATCCCTGTCCCCGTCCCTGGCACAGACGGTCTCCGTGTCCAGTTTGACTTACTGTGTCACTCTGTGAGAGCGTCTGTGGTGTtggtgcacccccacccccgacccctccGTGCGTGGCCCAGGCCTGAAGCCATCGACGTGGCGTTCCCCAGCTCCCTTGTctcaggccctgggcctggccagcCCTTCCCCCACTGCTGCCCAGAGTTCCTTCTGTTCCCGttaggaaagattttagtttcttcttctcttctgctATGATCTGAATTTAAAAGCCCCATCGAACCTATATGCTGATCatgttatttctaatttataCTTTTCTAACACTAGAATACATTATATTATTCTCCTTCTGTGTCCTTTAATTTGTTCCAGGTTTATCTCAGATTTACGTGTTTCATGAAGCTTTATGAGTCCATCctgtatttgcctttctctctctttttttttttttttttttttatatttatttatttatttttagagagggaagggagg from Phyllostomus discolor isolate MPI-MPIP mPhyDis1 chromosome 1, mPhyDis1.pri.v3, whole genome shotgun sequence encodes:
- the ZC3H14 gene encoding zinc finger CCCH domain-containing protein 14 isoform X8, which codes for MVMVANKKSQDQMTEDLSLFLGNNTVRFTVWLHGVLDKLRSVTTDPSSLKSPDTSIFDSGVPSNRSSLGRGDERRHEAAVPPLAVSSSRPEKRDSRISAGSQEQKTNNVRQAYDDGTATRLMSTVKPLREPAPSEDVIDIKPEPDDLIDEDLNFVQENPLSQKKPTVTLTYGSSRPSIEIYRPPASRTADSGVHVNRLQFQQQQNSLHAAKQLEIQNSRVYETGRLCEPEVLRTLEETYSPFFRNSSENMSVEEENFRKRKLPVVSSVVKVKKFSHDGEEEEDEEDCGSRAGSVSSSVSVPAKPERRPSLPPSKQANKNLILKAISEAQESVTKTTNYSAVSQKQTLPVAPRTRTSQEELLAETAQGQGRTSRISPPIKEEETKGDHVEKSQGTPQRQLLSRLQIDPGMVETLEISPDYYDMESMVYADTRSFILKKPKLSEEVVVAPNQESGTKTADTLRVLSGHLLQTRDLVQPDKPASPKFIVTLDGVPSPPGYMSDQEEDMCFEGVKPVNQTAASNKGLRGLLHPQQLQLMSRQLGDPDGSCPHAEMSELSVAQKPEKLLERCKYWPACKNGDECAYHHPVSPCKAFPNCKFAEKCLFVHPNCKYDAKCTKPDCPFTHVNRRIPILPPKPAVLTPSPSSNSQLCRYFPACKKMECPFYHPKHCRFNTQCTRPDCTFYHPTITVPPRHALKWIRPQTSE
- the ZC3H14 gene encoding zinc finger CCCH domain-containing protein 14 isoform X7, which encodes MEIGTEISRKIRSAIKGKLQELGAYVDEELPDYIMVMVANKKSQDQMTEDLSLFLGNNTVRFTVWLHGVLDKLRSVTTDPSSLKSPDTSIFDSGVPSNRSSLGRGDERRHEAAVPPLAVSSSRPEKRDSRISAGSQEQKTNNVRQAYDDGTATRLMSTVKPLREPAPSEDVIDIKPEPDDLIDEDLNFVQENPLSQKKPTVTLTYGSSRPSIEIYRPPASRTADSGVHVNRLQFQQQQNSLHAAKQLEIQNSRVYETGRLCEPEVLRTLEETYSPFFRNSSENMSVEEENFRKRKLPVVSSVVKVKKFSHDGEEEEDEEDCGSRAGSVSSSVSVPAKPERRPSLPPSKQANKNLILKAISEAQESVTKTTNYSAVSQKQTLPVAPRTRTSQEELLAETAQGQGRTSRISPPIKEEETKGDHVEKSQGTPQRQLLSRLQIDPGMVETLEISPDYYDMESMVYADTRSFILKKPKLSEEVVVAPNQESGTKTADTLRVLSGHLLQTRDLVQPDKPASPKFIVTLDGVPSPPGYMSDQEEDMCFEGVKPVNQTAASNKGLRAEMSELSVAQKPEKLLERCKYWPACKNGDECAYHHPVSPCKAFPNCKFAEKCLFVHPNCKYDAKCTKPDCPFTHVNRRIPILPPKPAVLTPSPSSNSQLCRYFPACKKMECPFYHPKHCRFNTQCTRPDCTFYHPTITVPPRHALKWIRPQTSE
- the ZC3H14 gene encoding zinc finger CCCH domain-containing protein 14 isoform X6, producing the protein MEIGTEISRKIRSAIKGKLQELGAYVDEELPDYIMVMVANKKSQDQMTEDLSLFLGNNTVRFTVWLHGVLDKLRSVTTDPSSLKSPDTSIFDSGVPSNRSSLGRGDERRHEAAVPPLAVSSSRPEKRDSRISAGSQEQKTNNVRQAYDDGTATRLMSTVKPLREPAPSEDVIDIKPEPDDLIDEDLNFVQENPLSQKKPTVTLTYGSSRPSIEIYRPPASRTADSGVHVNRLQFQQQQNSLHAAKQLEIQNSRVYETGRLCEPEVLRTLEETYSPFFRNSSENMSVEEENFRKRKLPVVSSVVKVKKFSHDGEEEEDEEDCGSRAGSVSSSVSVPAKPERRPSLPPSKQANKNLILKAISEAQESVTKTTNYSAVSQKQTLPVAPRTRTSQEELLAETAQGQGRTSRISPPIKEEETKGDHVEKSQGTPQRQLLSRLQIDPGMVETLEISPDTRSFILKKPKLSEEVVVAPNQESGTKTADTLRVLSGHLLQTRDLVQPDKPASPKFIVTLDGVPSPPGYMSDQEEDMCFEGVKPVNQTAASNKGLRGLLHPQQLQLMSRQLGDPDAEMSELSVAQKPEKLLERCKYWPACKNGDECAYHHPVSPCKAFPNCKFAEKCLFVHPNCKYDAKCTKPDCPFTHVNRRIPILPPKPAVLTPSPSSNSQLCRYFPACKKMECPFYHPKHCRFNTQCTRPDCTFYHPTITVPPRHALKWIRPQTSE
- the ZC3H14 gene encoding zinc finger CCCH domain-containing protein 14 isoform X10 translates to MEIGTEISRKIRSAIKGKLQELGAYVDEELPDYIMVMVANKKSQDQMTEDLSLFLGNNTVRFTVWLHGVLDKLRSVTTDPSSLKSPDTSIFDSGVPSNRSSLGRGDERRHEAAVPPLAVSSSRPEKRDSRISAGSQEQKTNNVRQAYDDGTATRLMSTVKPLREPAPSEDVIDIKPEPDDLIDEDLNFVQENPLSQKKPTVTLTYGSSRPSIEIYRPPASRTADSGVHVNRLQFQQQQNSLHAAKQLEIQNSRVYETGRLCEPEVLRTLEETYSPFFRNSSENMSVEEENFRKRKLPVVSSVVKVKKFSHDGEEEEDEEDCGSRAGSVSSSVSVPAKPERRPSLPPSKQANKNLILKAISEAQESVTKTTNYSAVSQKQTLPVAPRTRTSQEELLAETAQGQGRTSRISPPIKEEETKGDHVEKSQGTPQRQLLSRLQIDPGMVETLEISPAEMSELSVAQKPEKLLERCKYWPACKNGDECAYHHPVSPCKAFPNCKFAEKCLFVHPNCKYDAKCTKPDCPFTHVNRRIPILPPKPAVLTPSPSSNSQLCRYFPACKKMECPFYHPKHCRFNTQCTRPDCTFYHPTITVPPRHALKWIRPQTSE
- the ZC3H14 gene encoding zinc finger CCCH domain-containing protein 14 isoform X12 yields the protein MVMVANKKSQDQMTEDLSLFLGNNTVRFTVWLHGVLDKLRSVTTDPSSLKSPDTSIFDSGVPSNRSSLGRGDERRHEAAVPPLAVSSSRPEKRDSRISAGSQEQKTNNVRQAYDDGTATRLMSTVKPLREPAPSEDVIDIKPEPDDLIDEDLNFVQENPLSQKKPTVTLTYGSSRPSIEIYRPPASRTADSGVHVNRLQFQQQQNSLHAAKQLEIQNSRVYETGRLCEPEVLRTLEETYSPFFRNSSENMSVEEENFRKRKLPVVSSVVKVKKFSHDGEEEEDEEDCGSRAGSVSSSVSVPAKPERRPSLPPSKQANKNLILKAISEAQESVTKTTNYSAVSQKQTLPVAPRTRTSQEELLAETAQGQGRTSRISPPIKEEETKGDHVEKSQGTPQRQLLSRLQIDPGMVETLEISPAEMSELSVAQKPEKLLERCKYWPACKNGDECAYHHPVSPCKAFPNCKFAEKCLFVHPNCKYDAKCTKPDCPFTHVNRRIPILPPKPAVLTPSPSSNSQLCRYFPACKKMECPFYHPKHCRFNTQCTRPDCTFYHPTITVPPRHALKWIRPQTSE